Proteins encoded within one genomic window of Triticum aestivum cultivar Chinese Spring chromosome 2D, IWGSC CS RefSeq v2.1, whole genome shotgun sequence:
- the LOC123053437 gene encoding uncharacterized protein, which translates to MARTPRHHNLSSRRLRSSPPDAPSHYQKATRAAKENKLKLTSEKKDWKHATCPICLERPHDAVLLLCSSHTKGCRPYMCGTNYHQSNCLEQFKNAYVKEKPASEVSVAVAAASKKPKDVELACPICRGEVKGWTVVEPARQFLNRKKRTCIHEDCSFIGSYKKLCKHVKARHPSSKPREVDPARLAEWKELESAKERQDAISIVTGLNPGSMIIGDYLIDPNSGSSDSFMDNSDWSDDSDSYTFPDGGDIMFSGGPDIRSLRRVVRRAYRTSEARPRQNVQRRALTISRSSGRRRWPQVGSALSARMPRGRQARSTNDS; encoded by the coding sequence ATGGCAAGAACTCCAAGACATCACAACTTATCAAGCCGGCGACTTCGGTCATCTCCTCCTGATGCACCTTCCCACTACCAGAAAGCAACAAGGGCAGCCAAGGAAAATAAATTGAAATTAACCTCGGAGAAAAAGGATTGGAAACATGCCACTTGCCCAATATGCTTGGAGCGTCCACATGATGCTGTCCTCCTGCTGTGTTCTTCACACACCAAAGGTTGTCGACCATACATGTGTGGAACCAACTATCACCAGTCTAATTGTCTCGAACAGTTTAAAAATGCTTATGTGAAGGAGAAACCGGCAAGTGAAGTATCAGTTGCAGTGGCAGCAGCTAGCAAGAAGCCAAAGGATGTGGAGCTCGCTTGCCCTATCTGCCGTGGGGAAGTGAAAGGCTGGACAGTGGTTGAACCAGCCCGGCAATTTCTCAATCGCAAGAAGAGAACTTGCATTCATGAAGACTGCTCCTTCATTGGATCATATAAGAAACTCTGCAAGCATGTGAAGGCCAGACATCCTTCATCAAAACCTCGTGAAGTTGACCCGGCACGTTTGGCTGAATGGAAGGAGCTTGAAAGTGCAAAGGAGAGGCAGGATGCAATCAGCATAGTCACAGGCTTGAATCCAGGATCTATGATTATTGGGGACTATCTTATTGACCCCAATAGTGGCAGCAGCGATTCTTTCATGGATAACTCTGATTGGAGTGATGACTCTGACTCTTACACGTTTCCTGATGGTGGTGATATAATGTTTTCTGGAGGTCCTGACATCCGATCATTACGAAGAGTCGTTCGCAGAGCTTACAGGACAAGTGAGGCAAGACCAAGGCAAAATGTCCAGCGTCGCGCTCTAACCATCTCCAGAAGCAGTGGAAGGCGTCGATGGCCGCAGGTTGGTTCTGCTCTGTCAGCTCGGATGCCGAGGGGGAGACAAGCAAGATCCACGAATGACAGCTGA
- the LOC123053436 gene encoding uncharacterized protein yields the protein MAGDAPPSPTAGEEPSPASAPLLLRRRGSYQRCMSHARDELRSFRTCLRWMCVDHSDGSSAAASWLVFAVLAVAVPVAARVAMPRRAYDTQVQLSLTLSAALAYLTLTSLIRRRGLRRLLYLDRLRHDSQDVRAGYTVQLAGSFHLLACFVLPCFLADAAYKVFWYCAHRPFPAWWSAAACAMEMASWMYRTAMFFMACVLFRIICYLQILRMTGFARDFGQCADVAAVLGQHRRIRDQLRRISHRYRKFIMYCLLLVTASQFTALLGATRPHAQVNIATAGELALCSLSLVAGLLICLHSAAKITHKTQAITSIAAAWHADATMNTVERDQENPRTPSRSCLQQQQQQQVPPSPDSDQSDDDEMSPSEDSLDTSSKFTSFHATHISYQKRQALVTYLENNRAGITVFGFVVDRTWLHALFMLEFSLVMWLLGKTIGIS from the exons ATGGCCGgcgacgcgccgccgtcgccgacggcggGCGAGGAGCCCTCGCCCGCGTCGGCGCCGCTGCTGCTGCGGCGGAGGGGCTCGTACCAGCGCTGCATGTCGCACGCGCGCGACGAGCTCCGCAGCTTCCGCACCTGCCTCCGGTGGATGTGCGTCGACCACTCGGATGGCTCCAGCGCCGCGGCCTCGTGGCTTGTCTTCGCCGTCCTCGCGGTGGCCGTGCCCGTGGCCGCGCGCGTCGCCATGCCGCGCCGCGCCTACGACACGCAGGTGCAGCTCTCGCTCACGCTCTCCGCGGCGCTCGCCTACCTCACGCTCACCTCGCTCATCCGCCGACGCGGCCTGCGCCGGCTGCTCTACCTGGACCGCCTCCGCCACGACTCCCAGGACGTGCGCGCGGGCTACACCGTGCAGCTCGCCGGGTCCTTCCACCTCCTCGCCTGCTTCGTCCTGCCCTGCTTCctcgccgacgccgcctacaaGGTGTTCTGGTACTGCGCGCACCGGCCCTTCCCGGCGTGGTGGTCCGCCGCCGCGTGCGCGATGGAGATGGCGTCGTGGATGTACCGCACGGCCATGTTCTTCATGGCGTGCGTGCTGTTCCGGATCATATGCTACCTGCAGATCCTGCGCATGACGGGCTTCGCGCGGGACTTCGGCCAGTGCGCCGACGTGGCCGCCGTGCTGGGGCAGCACCGCCGCATCCGTGACCAGCTCCGGCGGATCAGCCACCGGTACCGCAAGTTCATAATGTACTGCCTCCTCCTCGTGACGGCCAGCCAGTTCACCGCGCTCCTCGGCGCCACGAGGCCCCACGCGCAGGTCAACATCGCCACAGCCGGCGAGCTCGCG CTCTGCTCCCTGAGCCTCGTCGCTGGCCTGCTCATCTGCCTGCACAGCGCCGCAAAGATCACGCACAAGACGCAGGCCATCACCAGCATCGCCGCGGCGTGGCACGCCGACGCCACCATGAACACCGTGGAGCGTGACCAGGAGAACCCCAGGACGCCCAGCAGGTCGtgcctgcagcagcagcagcagcagcaggtgccCCCATCCCCGGACTCGGACCAGTCGGACGACGACGAGATGTCCCCGAGCGAGGACAGCCTCGACACCTCCTCCAAGTTCACGTCCTTCCACGCCACCCACATCTCATACCAGAAGAGGCAGGCGCTAG TGACCTACCTGGAGAACAACCGCGCGGGCATCACGGTGTTCGGCTTCGTGGTCGACCGGACGTGGCTCCACGCGCTCTTCATGCTCGAGTTCTCGCTAGTCATGTGGCTGCTGGGGAAGACCATTGGTATATCTTAG